A single genomic interval of Tursiops truncatus isolate mTurTru1 chromosome 1, mTurTru1.mat.Y, whole genome shotgun sequence harbors:
- the CLCN6 gene encoding H(+)/Cl(-) exchange transporter 6 isoform X3 — protein MAGCRGSLCCCCRWCCCCGERETRTPEELTILGETQEEEDEILPRKDYESLDYDRCINDPYLEVLETMDNKKGRRYEAVKWMMVFAIGVCTGLVGLFVDFFVRLFTQLKFGVVQASVEECSQKGCLALSLLELLGFNLTFVFFASLLVLIEPVAAGSGIPEIKCYLNGVKVPGIVRLRTLLCKVFGVLFSVAGGLFVGKEGPMIHSGAVVGAGLPQFQSLSLRKIQFNFPYFRSDRDKRDFVSAGAAAGVAAAFGAPIGGTLFSLEEGSSFWNQGLTWKVLFCSMSATFTLNFFRSGIQFGSWGSFQLPGLLNFGEFKCSDSDKKCHLWTAMDLGFFVVMGVVGGLLGATFNCLNKRLAKYRMRNVHPKPKLVRVLESLLVSLVTTVVVFVASMVLGECRQMSSASQVGNDSFALQVTSDEVNSSIKTFFCPNETYNDMATLFFNSQESGILQLFHQDSTFSPITLALFFVLYFVLACWTYGISVPSGLFVPSLLCGAAFGRLVANVLKSYIGLGHIYSGTFALIGAAAFLGGVVRMSISLTVILIESTSEITYGLPIMVTLMVAKWTGDFFNKGIYDIHVGLRGVPLLEWETEVEMDKLRASDIMEPNLTYVYPHTRIQSLVSILRTTVHHAFPVVTENRGNEKEFMKGNQLISNNIKYKKCSILTRAGEQRRRSQSMKSYPSSELRNVCDEHVTSEDPGEKEDLLQQMLERRYTPYPNLYPDQSPSEDWTMEERFRPLTFHGLILRSQLVTLLVRGVCYSESQSSASQPRLSYAEMAEDYPRYPDIHDLDLTLLNPRMIVDVTPYMNPAPFTVSPNTHVSQVFNLFRTMGLRHLPVVNAVGEIVGVITRHNLTREFLQARLRQHYQTL, from the exons ATGGCGGGGTGCAGGGGGTCCCTGTGCTGCTGCTGCAGGTGGTGCTGCTGCTGCGGTGAGCGTGAGACCCGCACCCCAGAGGAGCTG ACCATCCTTGGAGAAacacaggaggaggaggatgagaTCCTTCCAAGGAAAGACTATGAG AGTTTGGATTATGATCGCTGTATCAATGACCCTTACCTGGAGGTTTTGGAGACCATGGATAATAAG AAAGGTCGCAGGTATGAGGCGGTGAAGTGGATGATGGTGTTTGCCATTGGAGTCTGCACAGGGCTG GTGGGTCTCTTTGTGGACTTCTTTGTACGGCTCTTCACCCAGCTCAAGTTCGGAGTGGTGCAGGCGT CGGTGGAGGAGTGCAGCCAGAAAGGCTGCCTCGCCCTGTCCCTCCTTGAACTCTTGGGTTTCAACTTGACTTTTGTCTTCTTCGCGAGCCTTCTTGTCCTAATTGAG CCAGTGGCAGCGGGTTCTGGGATACCCGAGATCAAATGCTATCTGAATGGTGTGAAGGTGCCCGGAATCGTGCGTCTCCGGACCCTGCTCTGCAAAGTCTTTGGAGTGCtgttcagtgtggctggag GGCTCTTCGTGGGGAAGGAAGGCCCCATGATCCACAGTGGAGCAGTGGTAGGGGCTGGCCTCCCGCAG TTTCAGAGCCTCTCTTTACGGAAGATCCAGTTTAACTTCCCCTATTTTCGAAGTGACAG AGACAAGCGGGATTTCGTATCAGCAGGGGCGGCCGCTGGAGTCGCTGCAGCTTTCGGGGCCCCCATTGGGGGTACCTTGTTCAGTCTGGAGGAGGGCTCATCCTTCTGGAACCAAGGGCTCACGTGGAAAGTG CTCTTTTGCTCCATGTCTGCCACCTTCACCCTCAACTTCTTCCGTTCTGGGATTCAGTTTGGAAGTTGGGGTTCCTTCCAGCTCCCTGGATTGCTGAACTTTGGCGAGTTTAAG TGCTCTGACTCTGATAAAAAATGTCATCTCTGGACAGCTATGGACTTGGGTTTCTTCGTCGTGATGGGGGTCGTTGGGGGCCTCCTGGGAGCCACATTCAACTGTCTGAACAAGAGGCTTGCGAAGTACCGTATGCGAAACGTGCACCCGAAACCTAAGCTCGTCAG AGTCTTGGAGAGCCTCTTGGTGTCTCTGGTGACCACCGTGGTGGTGTTTGTGGCCTCCATGGTGTTAGGAGAATGCCGACAGATGTCTTCCGCAAGTCAAGTTGGTAATGACTCCTTCGCACTCCAG GTCACATCAGATGAAGTGAATTCCAGCATCAAGACCTTTTTTTGTCCCAATGAGACCTACAATGACATGGCCACACTGTTTTTCAACTCCCAGGAGTCTGGCATCCTTCAGCTTTTCCACCAGGATA GTACTTTTAGCCCCATCACTTTGGCGTTGTTCTTCGTCCTCTATTTCGTGCTTGCATGTTGGACTTACGGCATTTCTGTTCCAAGCGGCCTTTTTGTGCCTTCCCTGCTATGTGGAGCTGCTTTTGGACGTTTAGTTGCCAACGTTCTCAAAAG CTACATTGGATTGGGCCATATCTATTCGGGAACCTTTGCCCTGATCGGTGCTGCGGCTTTCTTGGGCGGGGTCGTCCGTATGAGCATCAGTCTCACGGTCATCCTGATTGAGTCCACCAGCGAGATCACGTACGGCCTCCCCATCATGGTCACCCTGATG GTGGCCAAATGGACAGGGGACTTTTTCAATAAGGGCATTTATGACATCCACGTGGGCCTGCGAGGCGTGCCGCTTCTAGAATGGGAGACGGAGGTGGAAATGGACAA actGCGAGCCAGCGACATCATGGAGCCCAACCTGACCTACGTCTACCCGCACACCCGCATCCAGTCTCTGGTCAGCATCCTGCGCACCACTGTCCACCACGCCTTCCCAGTGGTCACGGAGAACCGGGGCAATGAGAAGGAGTTCATGAAGGGCAACCAGCTCATCAGTAACAACATCAAATACAAG AAGTGCAGCATCCTCACCCGCGCCGGTGAGCAGCGCAGACGGAGCCAGTCCATGAAGTCCTACCCATCCAGCGAGCTGCGGAACGTGTGCGACGAGCACGTGACCTCCGAGGACCCGGGCGAGAAGGAGGACCTCCTGCAGCAGATGCTCGAGCGGAG ATACACTCCCTACCCCAACCTATACCCTGACCAGTCCCCAAGCGAAGACTGGACCATGGAGGAGCGCTTCCGCCCACTGACCTTCCACGGCCTGATCCTGCGCTCGCAGCTCGTCACCCTGCTCGTCCGAGGAGTTTGTTACTCTGAAAGCCAGTCG AGCGCCAGCCAGCCGCGCCTCTCCTACGCTGAGATGGCCGAGGATTACCCGCGGTACCCTGACATCCATGACCTGGACCTGACCCTGCTGAACCCGCGCATGATCGTG GACGTCACCCCGTACATGAACCCCGCGCCCTTCACTGTTTCCCCCAACACCCACGTCTCCCAAGTTTTCAACCTGTTCAGAACGATGGGCCTGCGGCACTTGCCCGTGGTGAATGCGGTGGGAGAG
- the CLCN6 gene encoding H(+)/Cl(-) exchange transporter 6 isoform X1, with amino-acid sequence MAGCRGSLCCCCRWCCCCGERETRTPEELTILGETQEEEDEILPRKDYESLDYDRCINDPYLEVLETMDNKKGRRYEAVKWMMVFAIGVCTGLVGLFVDFFVRLFTQLKFGVVQASVEECSQKGCLALSLLELLGFNLTFVFFASLLVLIEPVAAGSGIPEIKCYLNGVKVPGIVRLRTLLCKVFGVLFSVAGGLFVGKEGPMIHSGAVVGAGLPQFQSLSLRKIQFNFPYFRSDRDKRDFVSAGAAAGVAAAFGAPIGGTLFSLEEGSSFWNQGLTWKVLFCSMSATFTLNFFRSGIQFGSWGSFQLPGLLNFGEFKCSDSDKKCHLWTAMDLGFFVVMGVVGGLLGATFNCLNKRLAKYRMRNVHPKPKLVRVLESLLVSLVTTVVVFVASMVLGECRQMSSASQVGNDSFALQEYVTFSSTFPRKSRLSEVTSDEVNSSIKTFFCPNETYNDMATLFFNSQESGILQLFHQDSTFSPITLALFFVLYFVLACWTYGISVPSGLFVPSLLCGAAFGRLVANVLKSYIGLGHIYSGTFALIGAAAFLGGVVRMSISLTVILIESTSEITYGLPIMVTLMVAKWTGDFFNKGIYDIHVGLRGVPLLEWETEVEMDKLRASDIMEPNLTYVYPHTRIQSLVSILRTTVHHAFPVVTENRGNEKEFMKGNQLISNNIKYKKCSILTRAGEQRRRSQSMKSYPSSELRNVCDEHVTSEDPGEKEDLLQQMLERRYTPYPNLYPDQSPSEDWTMEERFRPLTFHGLILRSQLVTLLVRGVCYSESQSSASQPRLSYAEMAEDYPRYPDIHDLDLTLLNPRMIVDVTPYMNPAPFTVSPNTHVSQVFNLFRTMGLRHLPVVNAVGEIVGVITRHNLTREFLQARLRQHYQTL; translated from the exons ATGGCGGGGTGCAGGGGGTCCCTGTGCTGCTGCTGCAGGTGGTGCTGCTGCTGCGGTGAGCGTGAGACCCGCACCCCAGAGGAGCTG ACCATCCTTGGAGAAacacaggaggaggaggatgagaTCCTTCCAAGGAAAGACTATGAG AGTTTGGATTATGATCGCTGTATCAATGACCCTTACCTGGAGGTTTTGGAGACCATGGATAATAAG AAAGGTCGCAGGTATGAGGCGGTGAAGTGGATGATGGTGTTTGCCATTGGAGTCTGCACAGGGCTG GTGGGTCTCTTTGTGGACTTCTTTGTACGGCTCTTCACCCAGCTCAAGTTCGGAGTGGTGCAGGCGT CGGTGGAGGAGTGCAGCCAGAAAGGCTGCCTCGCCCTGTCCCTCCTTGAACTCTTGGGTTTCAACTTGACTTTTGTCTTCTTCGCGAGCCTTCTTGTCCTAATTGAG CCAGTGGCAGCGGGTTCTGGGATACCCGAGATCAAATGCTATCTGAATGGTGTGAAGGTGCCCGGAATCGTGCGTCTCCGGACCCTGCTCTGCAAAGTCTTTGGAGTGCtgttcagtgtggctggag GGCTCTTCGTGGGGAAGGAAGGCCCCATGATCCACAGTGGAGCAGTGGTAGGGGCTGGCCTCCCGCAG TTTCAGAGCCTCTCTTTACGGAAGATCCAGTTTAACTTCCCCTATTTTCGAAGTGACAG AGACAAGCGGGATTTCGTATCAGCAGGGGCGGCCGCTGGAGTCGCTGCAGCTTTCGGGGCCCCCATTGGGGGTACCTTGTTCAGTCTGGAGGAGGGCTCATCCTTCTGGAACCAAGGGCTCACGTGGAAAGTG CTCTTTTGCTCCATGTCTGCCACCTTCACCCTCAACTTCTTCCGTTCTGGGATTCAGTTTGGAAGTTGGGGTTCCTTCCAGCTCCCTGGATTGCTGAACTTTGGCGAGTTTAAG TGCTCTGACTCTGATAAAAAATGTCATCTCTGGACAGCTATGGACTTGGGTTTCTTCGTCGTGATGGGGGTCGTTGGGGGCCTCCTGGGAGCCACATTCAACTGTCTGAACAAGAGGCTTGCGAAGTACCGTATGCGAAACGTGCACCCGAAACCTAAGCTCGTCAG AGTCTTGGAGAGCCTCTTGGTGTCTCTGGTGACCACCGTGGTGGTGTTTGTGGCCTCCATGGTGTTAGGAGAATGCCGACAGATGTCTTCCGCAAGTCAAGTTGGTAATGACTCCTTCGCACTCCAG gAGTATGTGACGTTTTCTAGCACCTTTCCCCGAAAGAGCCGGTTGAGTGAG GTCACATCAGATGAAGTGAATTCCAGCATCAAGACCTTTTTTTGTCCCAATGAGACCTACAATGACATGGCCACACTGTTTTTCAACTCCCAGGAGTCTGGCATCCTTCAGCTTTTCCACCAGGATA GTACTTTTAGCCCCATCACTTTGGCGTTGTTCTTCGTCCTCTATTTCGTGCTTGCATGTTGGACTTACGGCATTTCTGTTCCAAGCGGCCTTTTTGTGCCTTCCCTGCTATGTGGAGCTGCTTTTGGACGTTTAGTTGCCAACGTTCTCAAAAG CTACATTGGATTGGGCCATATCTATTCGGGAACCTTTGCCCTGATCGGTGCTGCGGCTTTCTTGGGCGGGGTCGTCCGTATGAGCATCAGTCTCACGGTCATCCTGATTGAGTCCACCAGCGAGATCACGTACGGCCTCCCCATCATGGTCACCCTGATG GTGGCCAAATGGACAGGGGACTTTTTCAATAAGGGCATTTATGACATCCACGTGGGCCTGCGAGGCGTGCCGCTTCTAGAATGGGAGACGGAGGTGGAAATGGACAA actGCGAGCCAGCGACATCATGGAGCCCAACCTGACCTACGTCTACCCGCACACCCGCATCCAGTCTCTGGTCAGCATCCTGCGCACCACTGTCCACCACGCCTTCCCAGTGGTCACGGAGAACCGGGGCAATGAGAAGGAGTTCATGAAGGGCAACCAGCTCATCAGTAACAACATCAAATACAAG AAGTGCAGCATCCTCACCCGCGCCGGTGAGCAGCGCAGACGGAGCCAGTCCATGAAGTCCTACCCATCCAGCGAGCTGCGGAACGTGTGCGACGAGCACGTGACCTCCGAGGACCCGGGCGAGAAGGAGGACCTCCTGCAGCAGATGCTCGAGCGGAG ATACACTCCCTACCCCAACCTATACCCTGACCAGTCCCCAAGCGAAGACTGGACCATGGAGGAGCGCTTCCGCCCACTGACCTTCCACGGCCTGATCCTGCGCTCGCAGCTCGTCACCCTGCTCGTCCGAGGAGTTTGTTACTCTGAAAGCCAGTCG AGCGCCAGCCAGCCGCGCCTCTCCTACGCTGAGATGGCCGAGGATTACCCGCGGTACCCTGACATCCATGACCTGGACCTGACCCTGCTGAACCCGCGCATGATCGTG GACGTCACCCCGTACATGAACCCCGCGCCCTTCACTGTTTCCCCCAACACCCACGTCTCCCAAGTTTTCAACCTGTTCAGAACGATGGGCCTGCGGCACTTGCCCGTGGTGAATGCGGTGGGAGAG
- the CLCN6 gene encoding H(+)/Cl(-) exchange transporter 6 isoform X2, translating into MAGCRGSLCCCCRWCCCCGERETRTPEELTILGETQEEEDEILPRKDYESLDYDRCINDPYLEVLETMDNKKGRRYEAVKWMMVFAIGVCTGLVGLFVDFFVRLFTQLKFGVVQACILFTGLGVSGRQQLLTLLSCLEPVAAGSGIPEIKCYLNGVKVPGIVRLRTLLCKVFGVLFSVAGGLFVGKEGPMIHSGAVVGAGLPQFQSLSLRKIQFNFPYFRSDRDKRDFVSAGAAAGVAAAFGAPIGGTLFSLEEGSSFWNQGLTWKVLFCSMSATFTLNFFRSGIQFGSWGSFQLPGLLNFGEFKCSDSDKKCHLWTAMDLGFFVVMGVVGGLLGATFNCLNKRLAKYRMRNVHPKPKLVRVLESLLVSLVTTVVVFVASMVLGECRQMSSASQVGNDSFALQEYVTFSSTFPRKSRLSEVTSDEVNSSIKTFFCPNETYNDMATLFFNSQESGILQLFHQDSTFSPITLALFFVLYFVLACWTYGISVPSGLFVPSLLCGAAFGRLVANVLKSYIGLGHIYSGTFALIGAAAFLGGVVRMSISLTVILIESTSEITYGLPIMVTLMVAKWTGDFFNKGIYDIHVGLRGVPLLEWETEVEMDKLRASDIMEPNLTYVYPHTRIQSLVSILRTTVHHAFPVVTENRGNEKEFMKGNQLISNNIKYKKCSILTRAGEQRRRSQSMKSYPSSELRNVCDEHVTSEDPGEKEDLLQQMLERRYTPYPNLYPDQSPSEDWTMEERFRPLTFHGLILRSQLVTLLVRGVCYSESQSSASQPRLSYAEMAEDYPRYPDIHDLDLTLLNPRMIVDVTPYMNPAPFTVSPNTHVSQVFNLFRTMGLRHLPVVNAVGEIVGVITRHNLTREFLQARLRQHYQTL; encoded by the exons ATGGCGGGGTGCAGGGGGTCCCTGTGCTGCTGCTGCAGGTGGTGCTGCTGCTGCGGTGAGCGTGAGACCCGCACCCCAGAGGAGCTG ACCATCCTTGGAGAAacacaggaggaggaggatgagaTCCTTCCAAGGAAAGACTATGAG AGTTTGGATTATGATCGCTGTATCAATGACCCTTACCTGGAGGTTTTGGAGACCATGGATAATAAG AAAGGTCGCAGGTATGAGGCGGTGAAGTGGATGATGGTGTTTGCCATTGGAGTCTGCACAGGGCTG GTGGGTCTCTTTGTGGACTTCTTTGTACGGCTCTTCACCCAGCTCAAGTTCGGAGTGGTGCAGGCGTGTATCCTTTTCACGGGTCTTGGTGTTTCCGGACGTCAGCAGTTGCTGACTCTGCTTTCCTGTCTAGAA CCAGTGGCAGCGGGTTCTGGGATACCCGAGATCAAATGCTATCTGAATGGTGTGAAGGTGCCCGGAATCGTGCGTCTCCGGACCCTGCTCTGCAAAGTCTTTGGAGTGCtgttcagtgtggctggag GGCTCTTCGTGGGGAAGGAAGGCCCCATGATCCACAGTGGAGCAGTGGTAGGGGCTGGCCTCCCGCAG TTTCAGAGCCTCTCTTTACGGAAGATCCAGTTTAACTTCCCCTATTTTCGAAGTGACAG AGACAAGCGGGATTTCGTATCAGCAGGGGCGGCCGCTGGAGTCGCTGCAGCTTTCGGGGCCCCCATTGGGGGTACCTTGTTCAGTCTGGAGGAGGGCTCATCCTTCTGGAACCAAGGGCTCACGTGGAAAGTG CTCTTTTGCTCCATGTCTGCCACCTTCACCCTCAACTTCTTCCGTTCTGGGATTCAGTTTGGAAGTTGGGGTTCCTTCCAGCTCCCTGGATTGCTGAACTTTGGCGAGTTTAAG TGCTCTGACTCTGATAAAAAATGTCATCTCTGGACAGCTATGGACTTGGGTTTCTTCGTCGTGATGGGGGTCGTTGGGGGCCTCCTGGGAGCCACATTCAACTGTCTGAACAAGAGGCTTGCGAAGTACCGTATGCGAAACGTGCACCCGAAACCTAAGCTCGTCAG AGTCTTGGAGAGCCTCTTGGTGTCTCTGGTGACCACCGTGGTGGTGTTTGTGGCCTCCATGGTGTTAGGAGAATGCCGACAGATGTCTTCCGCAAGTCAAGTTGGTAATGACTCCTTCGCACTCCAG gAGTATGTGACGTTTTCTAGCACCTTTCCCCGAAAGAGCCGGTTGAGTGAG GTCACATCAGATGAAGTGAATTCCAGCATCAAGACCTTTTTTTGTCCCAATGAGACCTACAATGACATGGCCACACTGTTTTTCAACTCCCAGGAGTCTGGCATCCTTCAGCTTTTCCACCAGGATA GTACTTTTAGCCCCATCACTTTGGCGTTGTTCTTCGTCCTCTATTTCGTGCTTGCATGTTGGACTTACGGCATTTCTGTTCCAAGCGGCCTTTTTGTGCCTTCCCTGCTATGTGGAGCTGCTTTTGGACGTTTAGTTGCCAACGTTCTCAAAAG CTACATTGGATTGGGCCATATCTATTCGGGAACCTTTGCCCTGATCGGTGCTGCGGCTTTCTTGGGCGGGGTCGTCCGTATGAGCATCAGTCTCACGGTCATCCTGATTGAGTCCACCAGCGAGATCACGTACGGCCTCCCCATCATGGTCACCCTGATG GTGGCCAAATGGACAGGGGACTTTTTCAATAAGGGCATTTATGACATCCACGTGGGCCTGCGAGGCGTGCCGCTTCTAGAATGGGAGACGGAGGTGGAAATGGACAA actGCGAGCCAGCGACATCATGGAGCCCAACCTGACCTACGTCTACCCGCACACCCGCATCCAGTCTCTGGTCAGCATCCTGCGCACCACTGTCCACCACGCCTTCCCAGTGGTCACGGAGAACCGGGGCAATGAGAAGGAGTTCATGAAGGGCAACCAGCTCATCAGTAACAACATCAAATACAAG AAGTGCAGCATCCTCACCCGCGCCGGTGAGCAGCGCAGACGGAGCCAGTCCATGAAGTCCTACCCATCCAGCGAGCTGCGGAACGTGTGCGACGAGCACGTGACCTCCGAGGACCCGGGCGAGAAGGAGGACCTCCTGCAGCAGATGCTCGAGCGGAG ATACACTCCCTACCCCAACCTATACCCTGACCAGTCCCCAAGCGAAGACTGGACCATGGAGGAGCGCTTCCGCCCACTGACCTTCCACGGCCTGATCCTGCGCTCGCAGCTCGTCACCCTGCTCGTCCGAGGAGTTTGTTACTCTGAAAGCCAGTCG AGCGCCAGCCAGCCGCGCCTCTCCTACGCTGAGATGGCCGAGGATTACCCGCGGTACCCTGACATCCATGACCTGGACCTGACCCTGCTGAACCCGCGCATGATCGTG GACGTCACCCCGTACATGAACCCCGCGCCCTTCACTGTTTCCCCCAACACCCACGTCTCCCAAGTTTTCAACCTGTTCAGAACGATGGGCCTGCGGCACTTGCCCGTGGTGAATGCGGTGGGAGAG
- the CLCN6 gene encoding H(+)/Cl(-) exchange transporter 6 isoform X8 produces MSVAVEECSQKGCLALSLLELLGFNLTFVFFASLLVLIEPVAAGSGIPEIKCYLNGVKVPGIVRLRTLLCKVFGVLFSVAGGLFVGKEGPMIHSGAVVGAGLPQFQSLSLRKIQFNFPYFRSDRDKRDFVSAGAAAGVAAAFGAPIGGTLFSLEEGSSFWNQGLTWKVLFCSMSATFTLNFFRSGIQFGSWGSFQLPGLLNFGEFKCSDSDKKCHLWTAMDLGFFVVMGVVGGLLGATFNCLNKRLAKYRMRNVHPKPKLVRVLESLLVSLVTTVVVFVASMVLGECRQMSSASQVGNDSFALQEYVTFSSTFPRKSRLSEVTSDEVNSSIKTFFCPNETYNDMATLFFNSQESGILQLFHQDSTFSPITLALFFVLYFVLACWTYGISVPSGLFVPSLLCGAAFGRLVANVLKSYIGLGHIYSGTFALIGAAAFLGGVVRMSISLTVILIESTSEITYGLPIMVTLMVAKWTGDFFNKGIYDIHVGLRGVPLLEWETEVEMDKLRASDIMEPNLTYVYPHTRIQSLVSILRTTVHHAFPVVTENRGNEKEFMKGNQLISNNIKYKKCSILTRAGEQRRRSQSMKSYPSSELRNVCDEHVTSEDPGEKEDLLQQMLERRYTPYPNLYPDQSPSEDWTMEERFRPLTFHGLILRSQLVTLLVRGVCYSESQSSASQPRLSYAEMAEDYPRYPDIHDLDLTLLNPRMIVDVTPYMNPAPFTVSPNTHVSQVFNLFRTMGLRHLPVVNAVGEIVGVITRHNLTREFLQARLRQHYQTL; encoded by the exons ATGTCTGTAGCGGTGGAGGAGTGCAGCCAGAAAGGCTGCCTCGCCCTGTCCCTCCTTGAACTCTTGGGTTTCAACTTGACTTTTGTCTTCTTCGCGAGCCTTCTTGTCCTAATTGAG CCAGTGGCAGCGGGTTCTGGGATACCCGAGATCAAATGCTATCTGAATGGTGTGAAGGTGCCCGGAATCGTGCGTCTCCGGACCCTGCTCTGCAAAGTCTTTGGAGTGCtgttcagtgtggctggag GGCTCTTCGTGGGGAAGGAAGGCCCCATGATCCACAGTGGAGCAGTGGTAGGGGCTGGCCTCCCGCAG TTTCAGAGCCTCTCTTTACGGAAGATCCAGTTTAACTTCCCCTATTTTCGAAGTGACAG AGACAAGCGGGATTTCGTATCAGCAGGGGCGGCCGCTGGAGTCGCTGCAGCTTTCGGGGCCCCCATTGGGGGTACCTTGTTCAGTCTGGAGGAGGGCTCATCCTTCTGGAACCAAGGGCTCACGTGGAAAGTG CTCTTTTGCTCCATGTCTGCCACCTTCACCCTCAACTTCTTCCGTTCTGGGATTCAGTTTGGAAGTTGGGGTTCCTTCCAGCTCCCTGGATTGCTGAACTTTGGCGAGTTTAAG TGCTCTGACTCTGATAAAAAATGTCATCTCTGGACAGCTATGGACTTGGGTTTCTTCGTCGTGATGGGGGTCGTTGGGGGCCTCCTGGGAGCCACATTCAACTGTCTGAACAAGAGGCTTGCGAAGTACCGTATGCGAAACGTGCACCCGAAACCTAAGCTCGTCAG AGTCTTGGAGAGCCTCTTGGTGTCTCTGGTGACCACCGTGGTGGTGTTTGTGGCCTCCATGGTGTTAGGAGAATGCCGACAGATGTCTTCCGCAAGTCAAGTTGGTAATGACTCCTTCGCACTCCAG gAGTATGTGACGTTTTCTAGCACCTTTCCCCGAAAGAGCCGGTTGAGTGAG GTCACATCAGATGAAGTGAATTCCAGCATCAAGACCTTTTTTTGTCCCAATGAGACCTACAATGACATGGCCACACTGTTTTTCAACTCCCAGGAGTCTGGCATCCTTCAGCTTTTCCACCAGGATA GTACTTTTAGCCCCATCACTTTGGCGTTGTTCTTCGTCCTCTATTTCGTGCTTGCATGTTGGACTTACGGCATTTCTGTTCCAAGCGGCCTTTTTGTGCCTTCCCTGCTATGTGGAGCTGCTTTTGGACGTTTAGTTGCCAACGTTCTCAAAAG CTACATTGGATTGGGCCATATCTATTCGGGAACCTTTGCCCTGATCGGTGCTGCGGCTTTCTTGGGCGGGGTCGTCCGTATGAGCATCAGTCTCACGGTCATCCTGATTGAGTCCACCAGCGAGATCACGTACGGCCTCCCCATCATGGTCACCCTGATG GTGGCCAAATGGACAGGGGACTTTTTCAATAAGGGCATTTATGACATCCACGTGGGCCTGCGAGGCGTGCCGCTTCTAGAATGGGAGACGGAGGTGGAAATGGACAA actGCGAGCCAGCGACATCATGGAGCCCAACCTGACCTACGTCTACCCGCACACCCGCATCCAGTCTCTGGTCAGCATCCTGCGCACCACTGTCCACCACGCCTTCCCAGTGGTCACGGAGAACCGGGGCAATGAGAAGGAGTTCATGAAGGGCAACCAGCTCATCAGTAACAACATCAAATACAAG AAGTGCAGCATCCTCACCCGCGCCGGTGAGCAGCGCAGACGGAGCCAGTCCATGAAGTCCTACCCATCCAGCGAGCTGCGGAACGTGTGCGACGAGCACGTGACCTCCGAGGACCCGGGCGAGAAGGAGGACCTCCTGCAGCAGATGCTCGAGCGGAG ATACACTCCCTACCCCAACCTATACCCTGACCAGTCCCCAAGCGAAGACTGGACCATGGAGGAGCGCTTCCGCCCACTGACCTTCCACGGCCTGATCCTGCGCTCGCAGCTCGTCACCCTGCTCGTCCGAGGAGTTTGTTACTCTGAAAGCCAGTCG AGCGCCAGCCAGCCGCGCCTCTCCTACGCTGAGATGGCCGAGGATTACCCGCGGTACCCTGACATCCATGACCTGGACCTGACCCTGCTGAACCCGCGCATGATCGTG GACGTCACCCCGTACATGAACCCCGCGCCCTTCACTGTTTCCCCCAACACCCACGTCTCCCAAGTTTTCAACCTGTTCAGAACGATGGGCCTGCGGCACTTGCCCGTGGTGAATGCGGTGGGAGAG